ttgtttacgtaggttttacgtaagtgtccttcctgactccggaagacagtagcatattcctgtttacgtaggttttacgtaagtgtcctgcttaacccgaggaccatggtagatagtctagtaaccgtgtatgtaCGCGTAATTGTACAATTctatcattcaacccattccctatccccgggaatcccatgccttggtaaagagtgtgaactcacctcggtttgctcggtatgctaaactagtTGCTCGCAAGAAATCACTCAAAGCCTAGCGTATGCATGTATACTCAGTCAGTTTATGTTCGCAAAGTTTAACATACAATCCAAGTCACTAAATGTACTAGATAGTTAACATCAAGTAACACGTAAATAGTTATTCAATTTCACACAACTCATGCTTCGCGTATTTGGATTCTCAGTCTAATCTAACATGAATTATCAATTTACAGACATGATAAGTTTAACAGAGTAAATCAGAATTAACATACTTGACCGAGTTAACCCACTTAACACACTTAACATAGTCGACATGCATAGCACAGTTAACATAACCTAGTTAACATTCTTAACGTAGTTGATGTGCTTAACAACGTTGACAAACTCGACAGACATAACAAACCAACAGAGCTAACGCGTCAGACTCATGGCGAAAAGTACATGCATGGCGAAAACACATATTAGCAAAATCACATCAGGCGACGAAAACACATCATGGGCGAAAACCCCTACGGCGAAATCATTCTGGACCGAAAACcctttgggccgaaaaccctttgGTTTTTCGTCGGCTTGGAGTATGACGAAAACACTTGAGTGTTTTCGTCCAGTTTGTGTTTTCGCCTGGTTATTTTCGTCGAGGTGAGGAATCATCATCAAACAGCAGTTACGCAACAGCaatctaatcatcatcatcaacggTAACGGTTACACAATTTCTATTACACAAACCGTCAAAGCTCTAGATGGATATTAAGGTTTACATAATTCATGAAATCATCTTTAAAATAATCACATATGGCCGACAAAAGTAGATTGATCTCATGCTGCTATTTGACCAAACACCAACTTGTTACACTACTATTTTATGGAATGCAATAACATGATTGGGCCAAAAATATCATGCAACTACACCAAAGCATGCAATCCTGTGAACATGTGCAAGTCCTGACACAATTAAAATTTGCTCACCATAATAACCACATATTATTCGGACTATATACACTTTTATTAAATTCTGAGTACATGTGCAAGTGTTTAAAAGAACCACATGGCTGATCCTTTTGACTAACCATTAAATTTAGACCTATCCCTTAGATATATGTGTGGATCAGTAAGAAcatataaccaacaaatattcaaACATCATGACATCACCACCAACTCACTCTAACTATTGGCCAATCATCATTAAAGCTCGTGAACAGATTCATGAATCCAACAACCCTAGGTCTAGATACACCCCATGCAATGACACACTAGTCCTAATCAGTTTAATATGAATTAGTTTAATATGTCAGGAATCTTATTATGACAGGCATCCTAATATCGATTTCCAAGCAAGAATATGATCCACTCAACACATCATGAAAATATGCTACCGTGTATGACAAGAAAACACAACACGAAAAGTGGCAAGAGTATACTAACCGAATAGGATTAAGATGAGATCAGGAAAAGTCTTCGAAGGAAGGATAGGAGGCTGCCATCGGTTCCAGCGGAGGAGgaggattagggtttttgaagtTCTTTCATCGTGTGCAATATGTGATAAGTCACACACAAAAGTGTGTACGTATAAGCATAAGGGGACAGGCCGAGCCCAGCATGGGCTGAGATTAGCTTAGCGTTGAGGAGGGATTGGGCCGAGAGCCCAAACTATTTAAGTAGTGGTGTACGGTTACGAGCGGAGTGTGCGGTCCGAAGGTTTTTGTGTGATCCGAGATGAAATGTGCGACTAAGGGTTCCCCACCAAATCATACGTTCACAAATATACATACGATATTAAACACGTACTCTTTAACAAATACATTCATATATAATATTTCACATATCACATAAAACAATTTATAAACGTTCAAACGAGTTACATcaacacaaagataggttctgaaatacgagttgtcacacgacgttaccctcaacccagtagtttgagtcagcaaggatacaatcctaaagggtcggattattgaaagataatgaattaagttattaatgcaaattatggtaggccccgcttttggcggtgacgttaccctcggctaagtagtctgagtcagcagggatacagtcctaaatagccgggttatagtattaatagtagttaacttatgagggggtcaaagagtttggatccccgccatccaatacctatgggcattgaaggagatcctactaaatttgacccaggtcccttgcaggacctctaaacgctgaacaagggcaagacccttaccaaaccgttcccttaacccccgaccaggtagccaacatacctccatatagaccatggagatatgaatggtgaaaatcttttattttatatagacagtaaaataatgccaagacaccacggacaaacgataaggaaagatcaccttcaacataagcaactagttattaaagtcattaatacaaaaccaaataaaaagtgcaaaagataaaaaataaaaagtactatactaaacacttgtcttcaccaagtgatgtaagagacttaggcaaacatggccttgattgtcaagaactcttacgatcaatcttggatcccgagatgacttacacactctatgatggacaatggatgatggtggtggatgatggtgttatggtggtggtaggtggtggatgaagtgtgagagaggtggtgtgccaagggatgagttgaaatgaaaccaagcactcctatttataggctgaacagaaggctgggcacggccccgtgtcctctggacacgcccccgtgcccgtctgacactctctttcttcattaattgtaattcgcaattacaattaatgcgcctgctgtactttcgccacgcccccgtgctcactggacacggccccgtggtgggcaatagaagcttctataggtttgtcttttctgctgcttcttgggcacggccccgtgctggctgagcacggggcgtgttcagtcttctgacttctcttttctgcttgggaggatgccgttgaggggtcgggcaatccacttttgttccttttcttgtatttatgttagatttagctgtctttttgcttcttttgtgaatttgagctcatttcatcctgaaaatacaaaaggaagacaaaaacactctttttccagcattagtacttaaaaagggttagttttatgcctcatttgatgtaatttatatgttgcattttacacacatcaatgttacaaaaggattacatacaaatgcaattggtatggttagcctaggaaaataccatagatcatgtgaatgggtaggcggatacttgagaccattaatcctcgtatcaggaccgaggggcatgagtgatagatctatttgggtgtagcgagcccacacccatgaggaccagggtggcccatagggtgactatgtcttccagccggaagcccggtacaaatttgctaggtatgagtcttcctacaccgtcacacatatcagtggccttgcaaaccactggtgaacttttccttgtttgctttcataccgggatttacaGACATACATACTTACACTGTTTACATAGGTTTACACATACTTATACAAACACATgagctcaacttttgttgatgttttcaaattacatgtatttcagggaactaagtggatctggcaggtgttgcaTGTTTTCAAGCTGCGTCATGAATAAAGGATGTCATCCAGAGTCGTAGGGTTTAGGAGGTGTATcctattcctggacgggatacatgtttctaaatccgggtttatttaaggtcttttgttgagtcttcgtgaactcatttaaacatgttGTGGTTGTAACTTAAGATTGGCGTCTACGTTTCAGACAATTTATGTTATGTTGTTTTCaaacttaatcaatggatgaacatcttatggttttatcatatagcgttgttatgattgaatgctatggtattaagaaagtcacaccaataatcacgcttccgcaaaagtcagggtgtgacatattgtATTCAGATCTGACAAGCATTGGAGGCTTATTGCTGAAACCAGTGTTATGGGGATCATTTTGTGCCATTCCTTTTGTAAATAGAGTATGGATAGAACTTTTGTTTTAATTCTAAACTTTGCTACTTTGAGTTACAAACCAATTGGATATCAATTAGAGCTGATCTTTGTGTGTTAAACTGATTGTGAAATCAAGTTTAACGTGACCAGGCTCTGATTTTTAAACTCGTTCGGTTTCTGATTTTTAATaaaccgaaaatttcggttcggtttccaATAACCAATTTCAATAGCCCCCAAAAAGACCGAACCGAACCGAAGtgaaaaacatatatttttatgtagtttaagttgtttaagtgtttaacccatgctattaaaaattattaattttatccttgaatattaattatttataataaaaacattaacatatttatttataattgaGATGATTTATTTATTGCCTACAACAAATAATAacatttaatataaaaattaactaattttcaaagtattataaaagaaaacgtCTTAATAAAAATTGAAGAAACattaaaaatagattagaaggttaggtttatgtgaaCATTATTAGTTAAAAATGTTAAgtataataacttaaatgtaacatataagaaagattcttaaattttaaattttactttttatatttgaatcttacatacttttgtttcaaaaaccaaaataaccaaaaaaccgaaccaaaccagaTTAAAAACCGAACGGTTTTCAAAAGCCGCATACCGATATTTCGGTTCGGTTTTaccaaaaaccaaaccaaactaTGCACACCCCTAATATGAAGTTGATAGAGACTGACTATTTTTAGAGATGATGAAAGCAAAAATGGAAACTATATTCATTGATTGAAGAAGAAGACAATACAAATAATAACCACCGAAGTGGCCAGGGCTATGCCCTTCTCAATGCCATAAGCATGAGCCTAACACTTACTAATTTCTCCCTATCCTTCACTAATGACTAATGCCTTATTTATAGAAAAGTAATTACACTAATACCCCTTACACTATTATAATATACTAATACGTATGTGATTTTCATCAATACTCCCTCCATAAGTCAAGACTTGTCCTCAAGTCTTGTGAAAAGAACCCACAACTATTTGAACACCCTCATCCGAATGCATAGTCAACTCGTCCCTTTCATCCCATTCATCATCCCCAAGTAATAAAACACGAAGACTACCCGCCGGGCACTTGTGACTAGGACTATAAACCTGTCCACATTTAAAACACAAGCCCTTCTTCTTCCGATCCTCCCACTCGACACGAGATAAGGAGCGAATGCTTCGATCATTGACACCTGCTTGCACCTTAGCAGCCCCATCATTGCCAACACTTGTAAGTCCCGTGGTACCCCATACACGATGGTTGATCCCCGAATCCATAGAAGGCAGCCCGGTATGTGACAAATACTGAAAACGAGATATCAACGAACCGGATTTGGAAGGCTGAAGCATCAACTCCACATCTTTGGCCAAATACATAGCATCCATACAAGTAATAGGGCGATGTAAACGGACGTGTTATTTGACATCCTCTTTCAAACCCGTAATGAAATAGCCAATAGTTTGCGACTCCGGCAAACGAGGGACCAAGGATAATACATACTCAAAATCATCAATATAATCAAAGATAGAATCCGATTGCTTAATAGTAGCTAACTGTTCATACGGATTCTGAATTAAAAGACCAGTGAAACGTTGCAACAATTCAGACTGAAATTGAAGCCAAGTCAAAGACGGAGACTGATGATTGTGAACCAATGTTGAGCAGCACCAATCATACTCAGCTGAGCAACCTGTAAACGAGAAGCCTCAGGAGTCTGATTAAGATCGAAGAACAGGTTCGCCTTTCGGATCCAGCCTTGTGGATCAAAACTAGAGAATTCAGGCAAGTGCACCTTCTTCACAGCCCATGGTAAGCCCGATGGTGGATCCGAAGAGTCAGATTTAGGATCGAGCGTCGAGAACAAAATACCTGAAGATCCAGGACCTGATGAATCATCCACATCCGTCTTCTCCTGCGATTTCATCCTTGTTAACACAGCCTTACGAAACTCAAAGGATTCCAGACGATCTTCTTCCAAAACCTGCAAGGACGCCTTAATTCCAGCAACGTCGGCTTGTAACGGCTGAATCTGTTGATCATGAGCATCCAGAGGAGCATTATGATTCACCATAATTGAATCGGAAATTGAAGCGATAGTGGACTCGGAAAATGGATCGGAAAGTGAATAGGAAATCAGAATCGGAAATCAGAAACGGAAATTGAAGTGAGATCTGAGAATTAGAAATTGAAATAAACTGAAATTGAAGTGAGATCTGAGAATCAGAACTTCGAATCAGAGATATGAAACCAGCGGTTGAGTGGAAATCGGAACTGAAATCTGAGAATTCCGAAATTGGATTCAGAATTCAACGATGTTGCAACGGAAATTGAAAATTGGAACGAATTGGATCTGATTGGAAGGCAGAAGAGCTGAGACGAACTGGATCTGAGATCCGAAGGTGACCAGAGCCGAAAATGGAAGATCTGATTGATTTTGGAAAGAGACGCTAATTTTGGGAATTGGAAGATTAATAGGTAGGTCGGACCAATGATAGAGACTGACTATTTTTAGAGATGATGAAAGCAAAAATGGAAACTATATTCATTGATTGAAGAAGAAGACAATACAAATAATAACCACTGAAGTGGCCAGGGCTATGCCCTTCTCAATGCCATAAGCATGAGCCTAACACTTACTAATTTCTCCATATCCTTCACTAATGACTAATGCCTTATTTATAGAAAAGTAATTACACTAATACCCTTTACACTAACATAATATACTAATACGTATGTGATTTCCATCAGAAGTATGTTAAGGGGCCAGGAGAAGAAAGACCAGACTTGTGTCAAGGTTTGAAGAAATGTTATATGAGACCCGAGAATGGATAGAAACACAACAAAAGACATTTGGATCGCCAAATagattttacaagtcaaaatcaTTGGCCGATTGTCTCTTGGTCTAGTAGTATCAGGCGTCTATCCTCATCAAAGTGGTGTGTGTTTGAATTCCACAAAACGGACGGAAGGGGGTATATTCGTCGTTATGAAAAAAGCCAAAATCATTTTATAAAATTATTGATGTATGAGATCGGTACTGGTACCGTACCGAAATTTAGCTAAACCAAAACCGAGTATTGTATCGTATATGTTCGGCCAATACCGTTATGGCTCATTACCGTTAAAAGTCATGAACCGGTACCATACCATACCGCACAGTACCATTACTGATATTGAGCTAAATTCAAAGCCAAATACCATATCATATATGTTCCATTAGTACCGTTAAGGTACAATGGTGTTAAAAGTCACGAACCAATAATGTACTACTACATCATACTATTACTGATATTGAGCTAAATGTAAAATCGAATACCGTATCATATATGTTCGGTTAGTAGCGTTAAGGTACAATGGTGTTAAAAGTCACGAACCAATAATGTACAACATAATACCATTAATGATATTGAGCTAAATGTAAAATCGAATACCGTAAAATATATGTCTGGTCAATACCAACATGATAAAGTACTAGTACTGTacaggtgttttttttttttttttttgaatatctGTATCCCTGGTAAGGTGTGGTTGGGAAGTTGTGGGCATGACACGTGTAAAGAAACAAAATTCTGTTACAATGTTATTATAAAACGTAGAGAAAATATAAAATTTTCTAGAATATTTGGCAATTGTTATCTGGTTGTGTTTATATATGAGCTTCTTGCACAAGTTTTGGCGCTTACCTTACCTTGTTAACAGTAGTTAAGCTCTGACCTACTAAAAAATAGTGGGTTTCATCAGGTATTTATTTCTCTTTCCGTTTTaagtaaaaaatatttttgtgggttttattTAGAGTGTTCCGCATGTGTGTTTGGTAAAGTGTATGTATTAGACAAATTTTGATGTTGCTGATGATTATTGTGTTCTAGATTATGTTTCTGGTTAGAAATTTTACTCAAAAAGGGGAAAAAGTGTTCATAAGAGGTTTCATGGCAAACTTTAATTGATTAATGTTGTTGGGTTTGACACTTTGACTGCTCTGCCGGCTCTGGGTTTAATTTATTTATGTTGAAATTGGTACATGATCATCTAATTATCTGTTAATCTCATTTAAAGTCCTGATTGATTTTATTGTTTATGAATGCGTGGATTGAAGATGGGTAGCTATTATGGTTCATCCACTACTAGAGGTTTAACGAAAAATCAACTTGGTGGTGTAATTTTCGGTACCAATAAAACAACAATCAAAGAATGCCTTTGCAAGAAACTCTTCGGTCAGTATTTCGATTTGAATCATCTTATGTAAATTATTTGTTTTTTCTAATATAGTTTATCACATTGTGGCAGGTTTACCAAGTTCACACTTGGTGTATGTGAAAAACATCGAACCCGGTCTACCTGTATTTCTTTTCAACTATACAGATAGAACACTACTTGGGATCTTTGAAGCTATAAGCTCGGGTCAAATGAACATTGACCCGTGTGCTTGGACTTGTGAAGGTTCTCAAAGAACACCATACCCTGCTCAGGTACACCACAAGTCTTGTGTGACATGTTTTAATTTTTATTGgagtaaaatgcccggatagtccctgtggttttgttttgtaaagtaacacctatagtcccctcTTGTATACTCATTTTAACCTAATTTGAGAAACCTGCACTCTCATTTCACAAAGTTTCCTGTTTACTTGTTATATCTGTTAACTTTTTAGTAATCATAATTTTCCAAACAACTAATTATCTGGCTTTTACAACTTCAAACAACAGATAAAGATCCAAACACTAATTTCACATCTTGTGTTTTTATTctgattatttaattaatattaggggaattggcctgtaataatcccaactagagGTCATTAGCCATTGACAGTCCCACCTttgaatattccccccaccagtcctacctttcacctatttttcctacactgGTCCCCTGCTAAAAAacacttaacggagttaagcttttttccataTTACAAatagattttttagggcttttgatcataacgacgatacaagtccattgatgtaaaacttacctcgaaatggtgctccaaatgacttgatttttgttaattggaaatttaaacacccgaattgaagcgttgttttcatcgtttggagcaccgtttcgatgTAAGtattacatcaatggactcgtatcgtcatGCTGATCAAAATCCGTAAAaaatgtttgtaatttggaaaaaaaacataactccgttaagtttttttaacggaggaccagtgtaggaaaaataggtgaaaggtgggactagtgGGGGGAATATTTAAAGGTGGGACTGTCAATGGCCAAAGACCTCTActtgggattattacaggccaattccccttaaTACTATATAATAACTTTCAAAACTTATATCCAAACACACTCTTACTTTTGTGGCTCTTATGTGACAACTTATATCTTTGAGAATCTTGATTTCTTAAAATAGGTTCGTATACGAGTGAAGCTGCAATGTAAATCGTTAACGGAGAATCAATTTAGGCCCTTAATTATTGACAACTATCAAACTTTGAATCAGTTTTGGTTTGAGTTAGACCAAGCCCAAACAGACCGTCTATTGAAATTATTGGCATCTCAAGCGGTGTCTTGTCCAAGTACAAcatgtactccacataatacaacaaaTGGGACAACTTTCTTTCCATCGGTGGAAGCTATTACCGAGAAGGATGTTATTTGCATGAAGCTTAAAGAATTGGCACTAAAGCGTAAACTCTTGGCCCCAAGCCCATCTGGTATTGTTGTCAACAATAGCACCGTGGAGAAGAAGAGTCCACAAATGAATCCCATCATAGCTAaggttatataaatatatgagtGTTTTGTGTTATGTAGAGGTGGTAATTTGGAACCTATGAGTGAGTTTTTTTTCTCAAACAAGTCAAATAAAAAAGTAGCTTAAAGGAATTTTACTCagaatttaattattattttgtatatGATCAAAATTAGAAGTTTTAACCCATGACTATTTTAAAAATGGACAAAAAGTGATTTCTGGTCATCCCAATCTTGACCCGTTTCAACCTGTACTAAATAACAACCGGTTCACTCCTTACTCATCCTTTCTGTCCCTTATTGCCACCTTTCATTTTGGGCATTTTCCTTGTTCTTTGTATTAACATACAAATTGTTTTGTTCTTATTAGCTGATTGAAAAAGTTGAAGAGTTTAAGGCATTTAAAGTGACGCAGAAGGAGACGATTAATCATTTGGAAAAGAAGATCACTTTTTTGGAGCAGAATTTGGTATGGTTTTCTGTTGTTATTGAGTCTTTGAAGTTAATTCTTCAGTCTTTAAATAAGATTATTTTGGACCATGCTTCTTGACCTATTATGTTTATATAAAACTTTGTGTCATTGTATGTGTTGCCACATTTCCCGGTGTATCAGGTTTTGTTGCCGGGTCAAACTGTATCCGGTTTTTTCGAGTCTAAATATGAGCGATAGCATGTAACGAACCAATCACCCTCTGACGATCTAGACAGAGCGATAGATGGTAATAATATAATTTGTTAAAAAAATGTAGTGAATTAGTTCTTTTTGAAAAATAGTCTAAAATTTGACCAAAAAAAGGTTGGATCAACCAAACCAAACCCAAATCAACGTGCATTAACCCATTTTGACCGGACAGCGAACCTTCCAACCCACCTATAATGCCACATGTAGTTTGATTATCTTAACCATCGTTAATTTGTTgaaagaaaacaaaataatattattattttaaaaatttaaGTGGTTTCTAACTTTTGACTTTTTCAGGCTGAAGCCCAAGCTGAAATTAAGAACCTAAAAGGCATGCGTAAAACGTCAGAGATAGAAACTTGTGTAGGCCCACAAGTACGCAATGACATAAAATTAAATGAAAATAGTTTAGCTGCTGACTCGATACTTTTGGTGGGAGGATATGATGGTACGTCATGGTTGCCATCATTGGATTGTTACTCCCCGTCACATGGTCTAACTAAATCCCTTAGTCCCATGTATACCGAAAGATGTTATGCAGCCGTTTCAAAGTTAGATGGTGAGCTTTTCGTGTTTGGTGGTGGGACCTGTGGTCAATGGTTGGATACAGGTAGTCATTTGAGATTTATGATCCAGTAGATGAGCACATAATTTCTTTACAGACATCGTCTTAACTaacatctgtttttttttttttattcctCCTGTGAAGTTGAATCTTATAATCCAGTAGATGATCAATGGACAACTTGCCCTCCTCTAAACAGAAAAAACGGGAGTCTTGCGGGGGCCACTCTAAATGATAATATCTATGCACTTGGTGGTGGGAATGGAGTAGACTGCTATTCAACAGTAGAGATGTTGGATTTTGATGTAGGAGCTTGGATTCCATCACGCTCCATGCTTGAAAAGGTTAAATGACCGATAGAATATTTGGCTTGACAATATGCTAAAATAGCCTTCACGTACCATGTTAAATGAAGATATTTAAATAAATGTATGTTGTTGCAGCGCTTTGCTCTTGCTGCAGCTGAGCTTAATGGGGCGATTTATGCTGTTGGAGGCTATGACGGGACATCCTACTTGCGGTATTTAATCCTTGACCTTATATTATACTCGGCACTAATTATTCATAGAAAaagttaaaatataaaatattgcTTTGGGTCAACTTGATGCTGATACGGAAATTTGTTATTGTCACAGGACAGCTGAAAGATTTGATCCAAGAGAATGTTCTTGGAAGAAAATCGAGAGCATGAGTACAATGAGGGGATGTCCGTCAatggttgttttgaatgaaaaacTGTAAGCCTAACAGTTGAACAAGATGTAAATATACTATAACTTGTACTTTAAGGCTGAAAAAGTTGTTAATTTGCAGATACGTTTTAGGAGGTTATGATGGTAAGACAATGGTTTCAACCGTAGAAATCTATGATCCAAGACGTGGATCATGGGTGTTTGGGGAGCCCATGAACCATGCTCGGGGATTTTCGGCTGCAGCAGCGGCTAACGATTCTATCTACATCATTGGTGGGCTCAAAAGTGGTGAAGAAATTAATGACACAGTAAGTGGCCTCAACCTTACTAATTTGAAATGTTAGATAATTATTCAAAATGTGTAGTTTCCGTAAACATATCTAAATCAATTATCAATACTCAATAGTGGTTTAtataaagtttgttttaaatttacTAAATATTGCTTGCCACATCCAATATTGATTTTAGTTCTCATGTTGATCTCTATTTCGAATCGTTATATGTTTCTCTACACAGTTGAAGGGTATTTTAGAGACTTGAGTCATAACTATTTTTGGTAATGGTAATGATAGGTTGAGTGCTATAAGGAAAGCCGGGGCTGGGAAATGACAAACACCAATGATGCATATCGAAGGTGCTTTTTTTCAGCTATTGCTCTATGAACAAGTGAAGGCTAACCATCAATAAAAGTAATTTAATCGTGTTATTTTTAAGTTACTGTATGAGAATTATTGAATGAACCTTTAGTAGAGTAAAATCTTGAAGACTTCTTGACTGACTATATTATGTTTCCTATTTGCTCTTCTCGACTGTCAATCATCAGTTCCTTTAAATTAGTTATACAACTAGGTTATTGTTTACTGATCCCCTTTCAAATTGGATTTATGACCGAAAAAGATCTTTGGCGTTGGGATGAGAATATGGGACCGTTAACGTAGCTACACAAATTGGTTTTtcatattaattaattaatacaaaTACAAGACCAAATTCGTTTAAAGTGAACCTAAATTGATCTCTTCCGGGGCCGAGTTGGCTAGACACAGTCGTTTCTTGAAATATAATACAACAACGGTGCAATCATCGATTTTCGAAGCCGGGTACTTTTGTCTCCAGGCTCTCACTGCATAATCAACAACAAATCTTGCTGCCATTGATCTCTTGTTCACTGACCAAACAATCTTTACCACCTCCTCATTTTTAAGGACATCCCACACCTAAATCAAGCAAAAACAAACTTCAAAACATTAATGTTTTAAAAGCATCTTCCATCTctaaaacttaaattaaccaacTAACAAATCTTACTCCATCAGTTGCTAAGACCACAAATTCATCTTGTTCTGTAAGTTTATGATAATATACATTCGGTACGGATATAAGTCCATAGTCTTTCAAACAAAAATCCCCGAAAGCCCGTGACATTGCAAGTCCAGGGCAATCTTGATCCGGCATCCATACCCGATATATGCTCGGTTCGTGTCCCATTGCCCCTACTCTCCCACCACATCTCTTTATTCTTTCATATTCACCTATATACCATAATTGTTATCTTGCAAGTAACCcttacaaacaaat
This is a stretch of genomic DNA from Helianthus annuus cultivar XRQ/B chromosome 16, HanXRQr2.0-SUNRISE, whole genome shotgun sequence. It encodes these proteins:
- the LOC110916280 gene encoding ring canal kelch homolog, producing the protein MGSYYGSSTTRGLTKNQLGGVIFGTNKTTIKECLCKKLFGLPSSHLVYVKNIEPGLPVFLFNYTDRTLLGIFEAISSGQMNIDPCAWTCEGSQRTPYPAQVRIRVKLQCKSLTENQFRPLIIDNYQTLNQFWFELDQAQTDRLLKLLASQAVSCPSTTCTPHNTTNGTTFFPSVEAITEKDVICMKLKELALKRKLLAPSPSGIVVNNSTVEKKSPQMNPIIAKLIEKVEEFKAFKVTQKETINHLEKKITFLEQNLAEAQAEIKNLKGMRKTSEIETCVGPQVRNDIKLNENSLAADSILLVGGYDGTSWLPSLDCYSPSHGLTKSLSPMYTERCYAAVSKLDGELFVFGGGTCGQWLDTVESYNPVDDQWTTCPPLNRKNGSLAGATLNDNIYALGGGNGVDCYSTVEMLDFDVGAWIPSRSMLEKRFALAAAELNGAIYAVGGYDGTSYLRTAERFDPRECSWKKIESMSTMRGCPSMVVLNEKLYVLGGYDGKTMVSTVEIYDPRRGSWVFGEPMNHARGFSAAAAANDSIYIIGGLKSGEEINDTVECYKESRGWEMTNTNDAYRRCFFSAIAL